In a single window of the Nodularia spumigena CCY9414 genome:
- a CDS encoding malic enzyme-like NAD(P)-binding protein, with translation MTKLTPNSSFSLTLRLQIPNRVGMLASITQAIATTGGNLGHIDLVEQTRHESTRDITVDAASTEHAETIVQAVKALPDIQLLSVYDRTFNLHRGGKIGIVSRIPIKSVSDLAMAYTPGVGRICTAIAQDPEEVYNLTIKQNTVAIVTDGSAVLGLGNLGPSAALPVMEGKAMLFKEFAGLDAFPICLDTQDTDEIVRTVKNLAPVFGGVNLEDIAAPRCFEIEKRLRAELNIPVFHDDQHGTAIVTLAALFNALKLVNKSLAEIRIVINGAGAAGVAIARLLRKAGAEKIWICDSKGIISTSRTDLTPEKQEFAVKAQGTLGGAMQGADVFIGVSAPGVLTVEMVQGMAKDPIVFAMANPIPEIQPELVSKIVAVMATGRSDYPNQINNVLAFPGVFRGALDCRAQTITTTMYLEAANAIASLVKPSDLNREHIIPSVFDKRVAPAVAAAVQQAARQEGIAKS, from the coding sequence ATGACAAAGCTGACTCCTAATTCTAGTTTTAGTTTGACCCTGCGTTTGCAAATTCCCAACCGTGTGGGGATGTTAGCATCAATTACCCAGGCGATCGCCACCACTGGTGGTAATCTTGGACACATTGATTTAGTTGAGCAAACCCGTCATGAATCTACCCGTGATATTACTGTAGATGCGGCTAGTACCGAACACGCTGAAACTATTGTGCAAGCAGTCAAAGCATTGCCAGATATTCAGTTACTCAGTGTTTATGATCGCACCTTTAATTTGCATCGTGGAGGCAAAATTGGCATTGTCAGCCGCATTCCCATCAAGAGTGTTTCTGATTTAGCAATGGCGTATACTCCTGGAGTTGGTCGAATTTGTACTGCGATCGCTCAAGACCCTGAAGAAGTTTACAATTTAACCATCAAACAAAATACTGTCGCCATTGTTACCGATGGTAGTGCCGTTTTGGGTTTAGGAAATCTGGGACCTTCTGCGGCTTTACCAGTCATGGAAGGTAAAGCAATGTTATTCAAAGAATTTGCTGGGCTGGATGCTTTTCCCATCTGTCTTGATACCCAAGATACAGATGAAATTGTGCGGACAGTCAAAAATCTCGCGCCAGTTTTTGGTGGTGTCAACCTAGAAGATATTGCTGCGCCTCGTTGCTTTGAAATTGAAAAGAGATTACGAGCCGAACTAAATATCCCAGTGTTTCATGATGACCAACACGGTACAGCTATTGTTACCTTAGCAGCCTTGTTTAACGCCTTAAAACTTGTCAATAAGTCATTAGCAGAAATCCGCATAGTGATTAATGGTGCTGGGGCGGCTGGAGTGGCGATCGCTCGCTTACTTCGCAAAGCTGGAGCCGAAAAAATCTGGATATGCGACTCCAAAGGAATTATCTCTACCAGTCGCACCGATTTGACCCCAGAGAAGCAGGAATTTGCCGTTAAAGCCCAGGGTACGCTGGGGGGTGCAATGCAAGGCGCAGACGTGTTTATCGGCGTAAGCGCACCCGGAGTATTGACAGTGGAAATGGTGCAAGGAATGGCTAAAGACCCGATTGTGTTTGCTATGGCTAATCCCATTCCTGAAATTCAGCCAGAATTAGTCAGTAAAATTGTTGCTGTCATGGCTACAGGTCGCAGTGACTACCCCAATCAAATTAATAACGTCTTAGCTTTTCCCGGAGTATTTCGTGGGGCTTTAGATTGTCGCGCCCAGACAATTACCACCACCATGTACTTAGAAGCCGCCAATGCGATCGCCTCCTTAGTCAAACCTTCAGACTTGAATCGGGAACACATCATCCCATCAGTCTTTGACAAACGTGTTGCGCCTGCTGTTGCTGCTGCTGTACAACAAGCCGCACGTCAAGAAGGAATCGCCAAAAGTTAG
- a CDS encoding c-type cytochrome, translating to MDNQITKPETRIQWITLLALVLLLAAPLGIFGVQMVRSADPYAKNVLSLKGDQVQGHAIFQINCAGCHGLEADGLVGPSLQDVSKRKSRYKLIHQVISGETPPMPKFQPSVQEMSDLLSYLESL from the coding sequence TTGGATAACCAGATTACCAAACCAGAAACTCGAATACAGTGGATCACCTTATTGGCTCTGGTGCTACTGCTAGCAGCCCCTTTGGGCATTTTTGGTGTTCAAATGGTTAGATCTGCTGATCCTTATGCGAAGAATGTCCTTTCCCTCAAAGGAGATCAAGTTCAAGGACACGCCATCTTTCAAATTAACTGCGCTGGTTGTCATGGACTGGAAGCAGATGGGCTAGTTGGCCCCAGTTTGCAAGATGTCTCTAAGCGCAAGTCCAGATATAAGCTGATTCATCAAGTGATTAGTGGCGAAACACCGCCAATGCCAAAATTTCAACCTAGCGTGCAAGAAATGTCCGACCTATTGAGCTATTTGGAGAGTTTATAA
- the petG gene encoding cytochrome b6-f complex subunit V gives MVEPLLSGIVLGLIVVTLAGLFFAAYQQYKRPNELGG, from the coding sequence GTGGTTGAACCCTTGCTATCCGGTATTGTCCTTGGTCTGATTGTTGTCACTTTGGCTGGGCTATTTTTCGCCGCCTATCAGCAATACAAGCGCCCCAACGAGTTAGGCGGTTAA
- the gvpA gene encoding gas vesicle structural protein GvpA — translation MAVEKTNSSSSLAEVIDRILDKGIVIDAWVRVSLVGIELIAIEARIVIASVETYLKYAEAVGLTQSAAVPA, via the coding sequence ATGGCAGTTGAAAAAACTAACTCTTCCTCCAGCTTGGCAGAAGTTATTGACAGAATCCTTGACAAAGGTATCGTTATTGACGCTTGGGTTCGTGTTTCTTTAGTTGGTATCGAATTAATCGCTATTGAAGCTAGAATCGTAATCGCTTCAGTAGAAACCTACTTGAAATATGCAGAAGCAGTAGGTTTAACTCAGTCTGCTGCAGTTCCTGCATAG
- the gvpA gene encoding gas vesicle structural protein GvpA, with translation MAVEKTNSTSSLAEVIDRILDKGIVIDAWVRVSLVGIELIAIEARIVIASVETYLKYAEAIGLTQSAAVPA, from the coding sequence ATGGCAGTTGAAAAAACTAACTCTACCTCCAGCTTGGCAGAAGTTATTGATAGAATACTTGACAAAGGTATTGTCATCGATGCTTGGGTTCGTGTTTCTTTAGTTGGTATTGAATTAATCGCTATTGAAGCTAGAATCGTCATTGCGTCTGTAGAAACTTACCTGAAATATGCAGAAGCAATAGGACTCACTCAGTCTGCTGCAGTTCCTGCCTAA
- the gvpC gene encoding gas vesicle protein GvpC has protein sequence MSALMEKIREENRSIFENVNKFIDCTKSARLAQGKAQAAELHQFQQKLQQETEQFLATTAKERIAQGKAQAAELHQFQQNLQQETEQFLATTAKERIALQQETEQFLATTAKERIAQGKAQAAELHQFQQNLQQETEQFLATTAQERIAKAKAQAAELRQFRQDLFMSVIGGSGL, from the coding sequence ATGTCTGCTTTGATGGAAAAAATCCGGGAAGAAAACCGGTCAATATTCGAGAATGTAAATAAATTTATTGATTGCACCAAGAGTGCTCGCTTGGCTCAAGGAAAAGCCCAAGCAGCAGAACTGCATCAGTTCCAACAAAAACTGCAGCAAGAAACTGAGCAGTTTTTAGCGACCACAGCTAAAGAACGTATTGCTCAAGGAAAAGCCCAAGCAGCAGAACTGCATCAGTTCCAACAAAACCTGCAGCAAGAAACTGAGCAGTTTTTAGCGACCACAGCTAAAGAACGTATTGCTCTGCAGCAAGAAACTGAGCAGTTTTTAGCGACCACAGCTAAAGAACGTATTGCTCAAGGAAAAGCCCAAGCAGCAGAACTGCATCAGTTCCAACAAAACCTGCAGCAAGAAACTGAGCAGTTTTTAGCCACCACAGCTCAAGAACGTATTGCTAAGGCCAAAGCCCAAGCAGCAGAACTGCGTCAATTCCGTCAGGATTTGTTTATGAGTGTTATTGGTGGATCTGGACTTTAA
- the gvpN gene encoding gas vesicle protein GvpN: MAITNTNHKRAVIRVRPGQFVMTPSIEKVAARALLYLKSGFPVHLRGPAGTGKTTLALHIAHCIESPVMLLFGDDEFKSSDLIGSETGYTRKKLVDNYIHNVVKVEDQLQQNWVDSRLILACREGFTLVYDEFNRSRPEVNNVLLSALEEKIISLPPSSNQPEYLHVHPKFRAIFTSNPEEYCGVHSTQDALMDRLVTINMPEQDEMTQGEILIQKTNISRESAYLIVRLVKSFRLAIEAEKTSGLRSCLMIAKVCADNNIPAEVENPDFQDIAIDVLCNRSNLAMSEATNILMELLSQTSLLAELSQPKTDLENTYLFDKEVYNH, translated from the coding sequence ATGGCTATCACCAATACGAATCACAAAAGAGCAGTTATTCGTGTCCGTCCAGGACAATTTGTCATGACACCTTCGATTGAGAAAGTAGCAGCTAGAGCATTGCTTTATCTCAAATCAGGCTTTCCCGTTCACTTGCGAGGACCTGCGGGAACAGGTAAAACAACTTTAGCACTCCACATAGCACACTGTATCGAGAGCCCAGTAATGTTACTGTTTGGCGATGACGAATTCAAAAGTTCGGATTTGATTGGGAGTGAAACTGGTTATACCCGCAAGAAATTAGTGGATAATTATATTCACAACGTCGTTAAAGTAGAAGACCAATTACAACAGAACTGGGTTGATTCTAGACTGATTTTGGCTTGTCGCGAAGGTTTTACATTAGTCTATGATGAATTTAACCGTTCACGACCCGAAGTTAATAACGTTTTACTTTCAGCCTTAGAAGAAAAAATTATCAGCCTACCTCCTAGTAGTAATCAGCCAGAGTATCTACACGTTCATCCGAAATTTCGCGCTATATTTACATCCAATCCCGAAGAGTACTGCGGAGTTCATTCAACCCAAGATGCTTTGATGGATAGGTTAGTAACTATTAATATGCCAGAACAAGATGAGATGACTCAAGGCGAAATATTAATTCAGAAAACAAACATATCTCGAGAATCTGCTTACTTAATAGTGCGGTTGGTAAAATCGTTCCGTCTGGCTATAGAAGCAGAGAAAACTTCAGGTTTACGGTCTTGTTTGATGATTGCTAAAGTATGTGCGGACAATAACATTCCAGCAGAAGTAGAAAATCCAGACTTTCAGGATATTGCTATCGATGTTCTGTGCAACCGCAGTAATTTAGCGATGAGCGAAGCGACCAATATTTTAATGGAATTACTTAGCCAGACTAGTTTACTAGCAGAACTTTCACAGCCAAAGACAGATTTAGAAAATACTTATCTTTTTGATAAAGAAGTTTACAATCACTAA
- the gvpJ gene encoding gas vesicle protein yields MTSTPILPTRHQTNSSRNINTSTQSSNLADILERVLDKGVVIAGDISISIASTELLHIRIRLLISSVDKAKEMGINWWENDPYLSSKAQRLIEENQQLQNRLESLESEINLLKSASILEETPLGEDIQHDVDTSNQEII; encoded by the coding sequence GTGACTTCTACCCCCATACTACCAACACGTCATCAGACAAACTCAAGTCGAAATATTAACACATCTACTCAAAGCTCAAACTTAGCGGACATTCTCGAAAGAGTGTTAGATAAGGGCGTTGTTATTGCTGGCGATATTTCTATATCTATCGCCTCAACGGAACTTTTACATATTCGCATTCGCTTGTTAATTTCCTCCGTTGATAAAGCCAAGGAAATGGGTATTAATTGGTGGGAAAATGACCCTTATCTGAGCAGTAAAGCCCAACGATTAATTGAAGAAAATCAACAGCTTCAAAATCGCCTGGAGAGTCTAGAATCGGAAATAAATTTACTTAAGTCTGCGAGTATCCTAGAAGAAACTCCATTAGGAGAGGATATTCAACATGATGTGGATACAAGTAACCAGGAAATTATTTGA
- a CDS encoding gas vesicle protein K, whose amino-acid sequence MVCNPSEDFKDLPTKASKNKEAGLAPLLLTVLELLRQLMEAQVIRRMEQELLCESDLDRAAESLQKLESQILDFCQIFEIEPSDLNVNLGDFGSLLPPSGSYYPGQTSNQASVVELLDRLLNTGVVVDGEIDIGLAQLDLIHAKLRLVLTAKTM is encoded by the coding sequence ATGGTTTGTAATCCATCGGAAGACTTTAAGGATTTACCAACCAAGGCTTCTAAAAATAAAGAAGCCGGTTTAGCTCCTTTATTATTGACTGTATTAGAATTGCTGCGTCAACTAATGGAAGCGCAAGTAATTAGGCGCATGGAACAGGAGTTGCTGTGTGAATCTGATTTAGACCGAGCAGCCGAAAGTTTGCAAAAGTTAGAGTCACAAATTTTAGATTTTTGTCAGATATTTGAAATTGAGCCATCAGACCTCAATGTAAATTTAGGAGATTTTGGTAGTCTTTTACCTCCCTCTGGTTCTTATTATCCAGGGCAAACTAGCAATCAGGCTTCAGTGGTAGAGTTATTAGACCGGCTTTTAAATACTGGAGTTGTTGTAGACGGTGAGATAGATATCGGTTTAGCTCAACTAGACCTGATTCATGCTAAGTTACGGTTAGTTTTGACCGCCAAAACAATGTAA
- a CDS encoding GvpL/GvpF family gas vesicle protein: protein MNFGLYLYGIFPDIIPSSVSITGLDGKPVYSQVVDGLTFLYSEASKEKYLASRRNLLTHEKVLEETMQAGFHVLLPLQFGLVIKDWDAITTQLIEPYKEQLHNLFQKLAGQREVSVKIFWDSKSELQAMMESNLALKQERDNMEGRKLSIEEVIHIGQLIESNLSARKQSVIEVFSNELNPLATEVIDGELMTEDMIYNTAFLIPWESESKFGEIVEAIDLKFGDRLRIRYNHFTAPYTFAQLAEP from the coding sequence GTGAATTTTGGTCTTTATTTGTATGGTATTTTCCCTGATATAATTCCTAGCTCTGTTTCTATTACAGGATTGGACGGGAAACCTGTTTATAGTCAAGTGGTTGATGGATTGACTTTTTTATATTCAGAAGCATCTAAAGAGAAATATTTGGCTTCTCGACGCAATTTATTAACTCATGAAAAAGTGTTAGAGGAGACAATGCAAGCAGGATTTCATGTCCTTCTTCCTCTCCAGTTCGGATTAGTTATTAAAGACTGGGACGCAATAACCACACAACTCATCGAACCATATAAAGAGCAATTGCACAACTTATTCCAAAAACTGGCCGGACAAAGAGAGGTGAGCGTTAAGATTTTTTGGGATAGCAAGTCTGAATTGCAAGCCATGATGGAATCTAATCTCGCTTTGAAACAGGAGCGTGACAATATGGAAGGTAGAAAATTAAGTATAGAGGAGGTGATTCACATTGGACAATTAATTGAAAGTAATTTATCCGCTCGCAAACAATCTGTGATTGAAGTTTTCTCTAATGAGCTAAATCCTTTAGCTACAGAGGTTATAGACGGTGAACTTATGACAGAGGACATGATTTACAACACCGCATTTTTGATTCCTTGGGAAAGTGAATCTAAATTCGGTGAAATTGTAGAAGCAATTGATCTGAAATTTGGCGATCGCCTACGTATTCGCTACAACCATTTCACTGCTCCCTACACATTTGCACAACTGGCTGAACCATAG
- a CDS encoding gas vesicle protein GvpG, protein MLMKLLLSPIMGPINGVVWIAEKIEERANTEFDDQENLNKQLLTLQLSLDMGDITEEEYDAQEEEILLKLQELEEEARLEAESEEYEALEEQTQVRA, encoded by the coding sequence ATGCTGATGAAACTTTTACTATCTCCAATCATGGGTCCAATCAATGGAGTTGTATGGATTGCAGAGAAAATTGAAGAGCGTGCTAATACCGAATTTGATGATCAAGAAAACTTGAACAAACAATTATTGACCCTGCAGCTTTCCCTAGACATGGGCGACATTACCGAAGAAGAGTATGACGCTCAAGAAGAAGAAATTCTTTTAAAACTCCAAGAATTGGAAGAAGAAGCCCGACTGGAAGCAGAATCTGAAGAATACGAAGCCTTGGAAGAACAAACTCAGGTGAGAGCATAG
- a CDS encoding GvpL/GvpF family gas vesicle protein produces MESENLYSYAFLETPSLPLILPQGAASQVVLIKSTNLSAIVEPGISLESFQDNEQKIIEMALCHDRVICELFQQITVLPVQFGICFNSQKNLLIHLESNTEKYRQQLQKIHGKTEFTLKLIPVILEEVAPVKSRGKDYFLAKKQQYQNQKDFSLAQAAEKEYLIDLITTTNNYPVVVQEKEQEVSIHMLVNIEDRNCFLEQTLNWQKACPRWNLLLGDSLPPYHFI; encoded by the coding sequence ATGGAATCAGAAAACCTCTATAGTTATGCCTTTTTAGAAACACCTAGCTTGCCCTTAATTTTACCACAAGGTGCTGCTAGTCAAGTAGTGCTGATTAAGAGTACTAATCTTTCGGCTATTGTTGAGCCTGGAATATCTTTAGAGTCATTCCAAGATAATGAGCAGAAAATTATCGAGATGGCTTTATGCCATGACCGAGTTATTTGTGAGCTTTTCCAGCAGATTACAGTTTTACCCGTGCAGTTTGGAATATGCTTTAATTCTCAGAAAAATCTGCTCATTCACCTAGAATCAAATACCGAAAAATATCGCCAGCAGCTACAAAAAATTCATGGTAAAACTGAATTTACTTTGAAATTGATTCCTGTAATACTAGAGGAAGTAGCACCAGTAAAGTCCAGGGGAAAAGATTACTTTTTAGCTAAAAAGCAACAGTATCAAAACCAAAAAGACTTTAGTCTTGCACAAGCAGCAGAAAAAGAGTATCTCATTGATTTAATAACCACGACCAATAATTATCCTGTTGTTGTTCAAGAAAAAGAGCAAGAAGTAAGCATTCATATGCTGGTTAATATTGAAGATAGAAATTGCTTTTTAGAACAAACTTTAAATTGGCAAAAAGCTTGTCCTCGTTGGAATTTATTGTTAGGAGATTCTCTTCCTCCTTACCACTTTATTTAA
- a CDS encoding ArsA family ATPase — MKQYDSLNLVMFSGKGGVGKTTISCCFARYWATKFPEEKILLLSTDPAHSLGDILLSKVTDDGSQVEDLPNLSVRALDAEKLLVEFRAKYSRLLELLVERGSLADGEDLAPVWELNWPGLNELMGLLEIQRLLSEKTVDRIVLDMAPSGHTLNLLQLEDFFDVILNSFELFQQKHRVITESFRGSYKPDEVDDFLEHMKSQLAEGRRLLQDETFTGCLVVTIAEPMCLSETERFLDNLKTLNIHYTGILINRIITDSDINTDRYAEQQNLTDKFLKIAGNQPVFIVPQQAKEPLGPLALDDLARQIQKIDSVELSAPPAIQWPSRILPSFSDFVAEGCQLIIVGGKGGVGKTTVAGALGWGLANRHPQQKIRIISIDPAHSLGDAFGQKLGHQASSLATNLTGQEIDADEILDQFRTDYLWELADMISGEGTETDSTIDIAYLPGAWRQIMSQALPGIDEILSLITIMDLLDSNQQDLIILDTAPTGHLLQFLAMPSALGDWLSWIFKLWIKYQNVVGRLDLIGRLRNLRQQVVQAQKKLKNPKHTQFVGVIQAEDAIISEHIRLTASLKDMGIQQRYVVQNRYSQEIGIDPGLFPEQTIIRLPNLPRSVEPIARIQAAANLLFDFD, encoded by the coding sequence ATGAAGCAGTACGACTCACTTAACTTAGTTATGTTTAGCGGCAAAGGCGGAGTTGGTAAAACTACTATCTCTTGCTGTTTTGCTCGTTACTGGGCGACAAAGTTTCCAGAAGAAAAAATCTTGTTACTTTCTACAGACCCAGCACATTCCTTAGGAGATATATTACTTTCAAAAGTCACAGATGATGGTTCACAGGTAGAAGATTTACCTAATTTGAGTGTTCGAGCATTAGATGCTGAAAAACTATTAGTGGAATTTAGGGCTAAATATAGTCGATTATTAGAACTGCTAGTTGAGCGAGGGAGTTTAGCTGACGGAGAAGATTTAGCCCCGGTTTGGGAGCTAAATTGGCCAGGCTTAAATGAACTGATGGGATTGCTAGAAATTCAGCGTCTACTTTCAGAAAAAACCGTAGACCGGATAGTGCTTGATATGGCTCCTTCAGGTCATACATTAAATTTGTTGCAATTAGAAGATTTCTTCGATGTAATTTTAAATTCCTTTGAATTATTTCAACAAAAACATCGTGTGATCACAGAGAGTTTCAGAGGGAGCTATAAACCTGATGAAGTAGATGATTTTCTGGAGCATATGAAATCTCAATTAGCAGAAGGTAGACGACTGCTACAAGATGAGACATTTACAGGTTGCTTGGTAGTCACAATTGCTGAACCCATGTGTTTGTCCGAAACCGAGAGATTTTTAGATAATTTAAAAACTCTCAATATTCACTATACGGGAATTCTGATCAATCGCATCATCACAGATAGCGATATAAATACAGACCGCTATGCAGAACAACAAAATTTGACCGATAAATTCTTAAAAATTGCCGGCAATCAACCCGTTTTCATTGTACCACAACAAGCAAAAGAACCATTAGGTCCCTTGGCATTGGATGACCTGGCACGACAAATTCAAAAAATTGACAGTGTCGAACTTTCTGCCCCGCCAGCAATTCAATGGCCAAGTAGAATCCTCCCAAGCTTCAGTGACTTTGTAGCCGAAGGATGTCAACTAATTATTGTGGGGGGTAAAGGAGGAGTTGGTAAAACAACAGTTGCAGGAGCTTTAGGCTGGGGTTTAGCTAATCGTCATCCTCAACAAAAAATTCGGATAATCTCCATAGATCCTGCTCATTCCTTGGGCGATGCATTTGGACAAAAATTGGGACATCAAGCCTCATCATTGGCAACTAATTTGACCGGACAAGAAATTGATGCTGATGAAATATTAGATCAGTTTCGTACGGATTATCTTTGGGAATTAGCGGATATGATTAGTGGTGAAGGAACAGAAACTGATAGCACAATAGATATTGCTTATCTTCCGGGAGCTTGGCGACAGATTATGTCTCAAGCTTTACCCGGTATTGATGAGATACTGTCCCTAATCACTATTATGGACTTATTGGATAGTAACCAGCAAGACTTGATTATTTTAGATACTGCTCCCACCGGTCATCTGCTACAATTTTTGGCAATGCCATCTGCTTTAGGAGATTGGTTATCGTGGATATTTAAGTTATGGATAAAATACCAGAACGTTGTAGGTAGACTTGATTTAATTGGGCGGTTGCGGAATTTACGTCAACAAGTTGTCCAAGCCCAAAAGAAATTAAAAAATCCAAAGCATACGCAATTTGTGGGAGTAATTCAGGCAGAAGATGCGATTATATCTGAACATATACGCCTCACAGCATCCCTGAAAGATATGGGAATCCAACAACGTTATGTAGTTCAAAATCGCTATAGTCAAGAAATAGGAATTGACCCCGGCTTATTTCCCGAACAAACAATCATCCGCTTACCCAATTTACCTAGATCAGTAGAACCAATTGCCCGTATTCAAGCAGCTGCAAATCTTTTATTTGACTTTGATTAA
- a CDS encoding AAA family ATPase — MSDLFKGFEQFIELVKTLEEKVENGEIKTDVQFNSRSLSSIPRNGNIPRTNNNTTSNVGTTSIRTPSSPARDTGASDPNVQPEGNLGITLKDIGGLNQELKELKELIAIPLKRPDLLVKLGLEPTHGVLLVGPSGTGKTLTARALAEELGVNYIALVGPEVITKYYGEAEQKLRAIFEKAAKNAPCIIFIDEIDSLAPDRSAVEGEVEKRLVAQLLSLMDGFSQNKGVILLGATNRPDHLDPALRRPGRFDREIQFRVPDINGRKEILEVLTRAMPLDNTVDLEFIADRTVGFVGADLKAVCQKAAYTALRRQVPSIDMPIPEVITVQQSDFLQALKEIKPAVLRSMEVEVPHVEWDDIGGLETIKQTLRESVEGALLYPELYKETKARAPKGILLWGPPGTGKTLLAKAVASQARANFIGINGPDLLSRWVGASEQAVRELFAKARQADPCVIFIDELDTLAPARGTYTGDSGVSNRVVGQLLTELDGLGTGANILVIGATNRPDAIDPALLRAGRLDLQLKVDLPNLDSRCKILQVYNQGRPILNVDLEHWAKVTEGWNGADLVLLCNQAAVEAIRRFRSQGETDTAAIKITVDDFQASYEALIQQRTV; from the coding sequence ATGAGTGATTTATTCAAGGGATTTGAGCAGTTTATAGAGTTGGTGAAAACTCTAGAAGAAAAAGTGGAAAATGGAGAAATTAAAACTGATGTGCAGTTTAACTCACGTTCATTAAGCAGTATTCCCAGAAACGGTAACATTCCCCGTACTAATAATAATACAACTAGTAATGTTGGTACTACCTCCATTCGTACCCCATCTTCCCCGGCACGTGATACAGGTGCATCTGACCCAAATGTACAACCTGAAGGCAATTTAGGTATAACCCTCAAAGATATTGGGGGATTGAACCAAGAACTCAAAGAACTCAAAGAACTGATTGCTATTCCTTTAAAACGCCCTGACCTGCTAGTTAAGTTAGGACTCGAACCTACACATGGGGTATTATTAGTTGGTCCTTCGGGGACTGGCAAAACACTCACAGCTCGTGCGTTAGCTGAAGAACTGGGGGTTAACTACATTGCCCTTGTTGGCCCTGAAGTCATCACAAAATATTATGGTGAAGCAGAGCAAAAACTGCGGGCTATTTTTGAAAAAGCTGCCAAAAATGCTCCCTGTATTATCTTTATTGACGAAATCGATAGCTTGGCCCCAGACCGTAGTGCAGTAGAAGGGGAAGTAGAAAAGCGTTTAGTTGCCCAACTATTGAGCCTCATGGATGGTTTCTCCCAGAACAAAGGCGTGATTTTACTCGGAGCTACTAATCGCCCTGATCATCTTGACCCAGCTCTACGTCGTCCTGGACGATTTGACAGAGAAATTCAGTTTCGAGTTCCAGATATCAATGGGCGCAAAGAAATCCTGGAAGTTCTGACTCGTGCTATGCCCTTAGATAATACAGTTGATCTGGAGTTTATTGCCGATCGCACCGTGGGATTTGTGGGGGCTGACTTAAAAGCTGTCTGTCAAAAAGCAGCATACACAGCTTTACGCCGTCAGGTTCCTTCCATTGATATGCCAATTCCAGAAGTTATTACGGTGCAGCAATCTGATTTCTTGCAGGCTCTCAAGGAAATCAAACCAGCAGTACTTCGTAGCATGGAAGTTGAAGTTCCTCATGTGGAATGGGACGATATTGGTGGCTTGGAAACCATAAAACAGACCTTGCGGGAATCTGTGGAAGGGGCTTTGTTGTATCCAGAACTCTACAAAGAAACAAAAGCCAGAGCGCCCAAGGGAATACTCTTGTGGGGTCCGCCCGGTACTGGGAAAACATTATTAGCCAAGGCTGTGGCTTCCCAAGCCCGAGCTAACTTTATTGGTATTAATGGACCAGATTTACTCAGCCGTTGGGTGGGAGCCAGTGAACAAGCAGTTAGGGAGTTATTTGCTAAGGCGCGACAAGCAGATCCCTGTGTAATATTTATCGATGAACTTGATACATTAGCTCCAGCACGGGGGACTTATACCGGTGATTCGGGAGTCAGTAACCGGGTAGTAGGACAATTACTCACGGAATTAGATGGTTTAGGAACTGGCGCAAATATTTTGGTAATTGGGGCTACAAATCGTCCTGATGCCATAGATCCTGCTCTGTTACGGGCAGGGCGCTTAGATCTACAATTAAAAGTAGATTTACCGAATTTAGATAGTCGGTGCAAGATTTTGCAAGTTTACAATCAAGGCAGACCTATTTTAAATGTAGATTTGGAACACTGGGCTAAGGTGACAGAAGGTTGGAATGGTGCGGATTTAGTATTACTCTGCAATCAGGCCGCTGTAGAAGCAATTCGCCGGTTTAGGTCTCAAGGTGAAACAGATACTGCTGCCATCAAGATTACTGTTGATGATTTCCAAGCTTCTTATGAAGCTTTAATCCAGCAACGTACAGTTTAA